DNA from Vanessa tameamea isolate UH-Manoa-2023 chromosome 19, ilVanTame1 primary haplotype, whole genome shotgun sequence:
ATAACGCTGAGAAGTCGGGCAAGTGCAGTAGTGCTGAGTACGAATTAGAGGGCGATTTCTTCAAAGTAAAGCACCTACATGTTGCCAACAATAAGCTCGCTATTATCGAAGGTACCGCGAAGCTCGCTGACGACGCTGAAAACACTGGCAAACTTCTCTTCACCCTGCCCTATGGACGTAAGactaaataatattcgttatttaacatttttatgaacattagtactgtaagaaaaatattaaccgaCCCTTTCGTAATCAACGCACCACCATACTTTGTatctaagatgtcatgtcaTTTCAAACCAAGTCCCTATTTTGGGGTAGAATACGAGATGAGTGGTCCATATAGGATGTGCTCGGAGAAAGTCCATACCTTCAATTAAAAAAGTTCTATATCCGCATCAAGATTAAGCatcattcttaaataaattttgttgtaaaCCCTTGTcgaaatgaaatacaattaatgaaacaaataatgtgCACTCgcctaattttttaaatgtacttctATTGTTAAATTACGAGAACCATAAAGAGTTATCTAAATAGGTGCGGTCAACATGAGTAGACATTAATTGATTTCAGTGGTATGTTTCGTGACTGATGTACCGAAATTATctgcattattatttacatgaagcatgtttttttgtttgtttttattttttataatatcggtaggacgagcatatgggccacctgatggtaagtggtcaccaccgcccatagacaatggcgctgtaagaaatattaaccattcctcacatcatcaatacgcaaccaaccttgggaactaaggtgttacgtcccttgtggctgtagttacactggctcactgacccttcaaaccggaagacaagaatactgagtactgctgtttggcggtagaatatctgatgagtgtacCACCGAGTAAATGCGTACCACCAAGcatgtacttttatttactatttatgtacagaaaataatttcacCTTTCAGCATCCGGCGCTGAAACTAAGAATGTCTTAAATGTTCTTGCCACTGACTACAAAAACTACGCCGTCGCCTACCATTGCAAATTCGACGAAGATAAGAAGACCCGTCaaggtaataatattattaattggtttaaattcagttaataagggaactattaatatattctaggCTATATCATTCTAAAAATTAATCTGAGAACGACTGAATTGAATCACAATACGATTAGAAAGAGCTCAGCTGCAAGAGTTTCTTAAccgaaaaacttaataactttttatttgccCTAATTGAggccactagactaacgaggcagtcgAAACTGCTggaatattctatataaaaaatataaagtcggCGTTTagtcaaagttaaataaaaattgtaaatttatatgataaaaatttcttaaaagatataatcaaataatccAAGTAATATAGAGGGGAATTATCCAAATCTGATCCAGTACTTCGGCGTTCACTGATAGTACAATCGAACattattccaaattaaaatgGTTAGCACTATtgactcatataaaaaaaacgataatgaAAAGATTAAATGTCGGAGCCATACAAGAGCATTCCGTTGCTGATAATCATCAAGtattacacaataattaatacttCACAGGTCCGAAGTATTTCTTTCCGTACCAGCGGTACTGTGTATGCTTGTTTATAAGTTATGAATTTTATCCAATAGTTTTTCTTCACATGATAATAAAAGTGCACTGTCCAGGATTATGATTGGTTACTCAAACTATTTCATTCTGCTTGTCGGCTCGTATTGATAGAAAATAAGTTCtttggaaattttatttgacGTAAATTTTGGAATCAATTCGCTGATTTAATATGATAGTTTATGGACTATGCAAAATTGATTTTAGTAAATTGACaactctataaataaataaataatatataataaatataactgtataaatatttatcacctTCGTTTGAATGAGTTTTGTTAAAAGTGTGacagaaataaagataaaaacctTGTTCTAgtgcattgataatattatgaataattcattgttttaaaacgTATCTAATTAATGTCAAAGAtaagagattatttttaaagtacttacATAGAAATGTTCAAAGAGATGGGTTCTGTTGGAGGAattttctagatatttttagttcttaatttacttttaaatttcttatccaTAACGATCGATACCCTCGCCTGTGTAATGATGATTCATATGTGTGTGTCTACACGAACAAAATTGGAATTATTCTTCGTCATGCGAACGCACTGCATTGAATGCCGTTCTGTGATTGGTCCATTCGCGCGTTGCTTTGTGTGAGTTGTGCGTTACAATTGGACACTCTTCGGTTTATGTTTGACTGATATCACCTAATTCGTGTAAATTCGTACTAGGATTATAAgcaatgtttgtttattgtaattttggcGAATTCATTGTGAAACATCgtcaattcaattcaaagtcTTGTTGTTacctaaaattgttttattaaacaattataagtgTTTATCACATGATAATATAGCACGTTGGTTTGAacgttattttatcaattattcaatatttattcgtaGACACactgtcaaattaaattattgtcctTGCAGACTTCGCCTGGGTTCTATCCAGAACAAAGACTCTCGAAGACACCGTGAAGACTACCGTCGAGAACTTCGTTAAGGAATCGGCGATACTCGACCTCAGCAAGTTCACCTGGCCAGACTTCTCTGATGAAGCCTGCAGGGTCGATGCCTAAACAtcaatttaattagattttaacaAGAACAGTATCGAGATTTACAATACGAGTGACCAAAATATACGTGTACaaggatttaattattttcgtcaTAAGAAGTGAATTGTTAacccattaaataaatattattaaatatacatacccacaaaataggttattttttttccttt
Protein-coding regions in this window:
- the LOC135193818 gene encoding bilin-binding protein-like is translated as MFPVIILALVASVTANVFVDSQCPDLKPVENFNFASYGQGTWYELGRYQNNAEKSGKCSSAEYELEGDFFKVKHLHVANNKLAIIEGTAKLADDAENTGKLLFTLPYGPSGAETKNVLNVLATDYKNYAVAYHCKFDEDKKTRQDFAWVLSRTKTLEDTVKTTVENFVKESAILDLSKFTWPDFSDEACRVDA